The stretch of DNA CATGTTGGACCAATACGCTTGGGAAGAAAATGCTAGCTTAAGCTGGCTCCTCTAATAGTTTTGATTCTGCATTGGCTCCTGAAACACAGAATTCATGTTGCACCAATACGCTTGGCACGAAAATGCTAGCTTAAGCTGGCTCCTCTATTCGTTTTGATCCTGCATTGGCTGTTGAAACACAGAATTCATGTTGGACCAATACGCTTGGGCAGAAAATGCTAGCTTAAGCTGGCTCCCCTATTCGTTTTGATCCTGCATTGGCTCTTGAAACACAGAATTCATGTTGGACCAATACGCTTGGGAAGAAAATGCTAGCTTAAGCTGGCTCCTCTAATAGTTTTGATCCTGCATTGGCTCCTGAAACACAAAATTCATGTTGGACCAATACGCTTGGGAAGAAAATGCTAGCTTAAGCTGGCTCCTCTAATAGTTTTGATCATGCATTGGCTCCTGAAACACAGAATTCATGTTGGACCAATACGCTTGGGAAGAAAATGCTAGCTTAAGCTGGCTCCTCTAATAGTTTTGATCATGCATTGGCTCTTGAAACATAGAATTCATGTTGGACCAATACGCTTGGGCAGAAAATGCTAGCTTAAGCTGGCTCCCCTATTCGTTTTGATCCTGCATTGGCTCCTGAAACACAAAATTCATGTTGGACCAATACGCTTGGGAAGAAAATGCTAGCTTAAGCTGGCTCCTCTAATAGTTTTGATCATGCATTGGCTCCTGAAACACAGAATTCATGTTGGACCAATACGCTTGGGAAGAAAATGCTAGCTTAAGCTGGCTCCTCTAATAGTTTTGATCATGCATTGGCTCCTGAAACACAGAATTCATGTTGGACCAATACGCTTGGGAAGAAAATGCTAGCTTAAGCTGGCTCCCCTATTCGTTTTGATCCTGCATTGGCTGTTGAAACACAGAATTCATGTTGCACCAATACGCTTGGGAAGAAAATGCTAGCTTAAGCTGGCTCCCCTATTCGTTTTGATCCTGCATTGGCTCTTGAAACACAGAATTCATGTTGGACCAATACGCTTGGGAAGAAAATGCTAGCTTAAGCTGGCTCCCCTATTCGTTTTGATCCTGCATTGGCTGTTGAAACACAGAATTCATGTTGCACCAATACGCTTGGGAAGAAAATGCTAGCTTAAGCTGGCTCCCCTATTCGTTTTGATCCTGCATTGGCTCTTGAAACACAGAATTCATGTTGGACCAATACGCTTGGGAAGAAAATGCTAGCTTAAGCTGGCTCCCCTATTCGTTTTGATCCTGCATTGGCTCTTGAAACACAGAATTCATGTTGGACCAATACGCTTGGGAAGAAAATGCTAGCTTAAGCTGGCTCCTCTAATAGTTTTGATCATGCATTGGCTCCTGAAACACAAAATTCATGTTGGACCAATACGCTTGGGAATAAAATGCTAGCTTAAGCTGGCTCCTCTAATAGTTTTGATCCTGCATTGGCTTTCGAAATGCAAAATTGACGCTGCAGTCGTAGGACTTATACTTACAACGGTACTATTCTTTATAGTGCCTCCAAAAAGTGCTTCATCCATGACATAGGGTTTCGATGATCGGTCAGCTCCATGTTGGACATGTCTGTATAGTTGATTCAACGTTGCTATCACTCCTCAGATCTGCGAGAGTCTATCGCAGTCGGAGGACTGGGAGGTGGTGCAGCCAAATCCAAAAGCAATGGGTCCATACGCGTTCAAGGACGACCAGTGGGTCGGCTACGACGACGAGGACATCGTGAAGCTGAAGGCGAAATACGCGAACGAGAAGAATCTCGGCGGCATCATGTTCTGGACGATCGACAACGACGACTTCAGGGGCAAGTGCCACGAGCGACCGTATCCGCTGATCGAGGCAGCCAAGCAAGCCCTTCTGACCGACTCCACGTGAGATTCTAGCGCTTCAATCTTCTAAACAATCTAGTAGATTGTTATACAAACCCTgttattgtaaaatattaattaatctcTGTGCGATACCCGTGGATCAAGATCAGGGTGCGGTCTCGTTAACCTTGTCTTCATGTTCGAATCAGAAACGCCGTTCAGAAGTCGCAGCCAGAGAATCGCAAGAAGACACGGCTGCCAACAGCGCAAAGCAGCTCAGGAGTTAGAAGACATGGTTCCGGTAACAGAAGAACCACCACAACAGCGGCACCGATCACGAAGAAACGCGTCACGTCTCCAAGACCGAAATTCTGGACTTACGCGAGACCAAAGACGAGCagggaggaggacgaggaggacCAAGACGTGTACAGGCGGTCCTACAGTCAATCTTCTTCCGAAGAAGATGACTCTGATAAGGGGAACGCGGTGAAAGCAGAGACGAACGATAGATCGAGGGAGAAGGGGAAGAGCAGGCCGAAGAATCGACCGACAGGAAATTCGAATCGGAATCGCAGGAAACAGAACCGCCGCAAGGAGAACGATTCGGAAGAGGAGTCTCTGAGCAACAAGCTGACCACACCCGAGCCCCCAACCACGCCTGATCCTGGCACTGGTAAGTGCCCTGGTAATTCACATTGTAAACCGAACCGTCGGCCCGATCGGAGTGATAACACGAACGCTGTCAAATGTTAGATTTCAAGTGCGAGGACGAAGGATTCTTCCCGCATCCCCGAGACTGCAAGAAGTACTTCTGGTGCCTGGACAGCGGACCGGGTGGCCTTGGCGTGGTCGCGCATCAGTTCACCTGTCCTTCCGGTGAGTTCAACCTTCACTTTCTCATTGAGCCTTGTAATCGGATCTCTCGATGCTGATCGCGTCGTTCTCGAACACGTTTTCGAACAGGACTGGTGTTCAACAAGGCGGCGGATTCCTGCGATTATCCACGGAACGTGGTCTGTCCGAAGTCGAAGACGTCGTCACAGGCTTCAGCGTCCACGACCAGGGCACCGATTACGGCAGCCACTAGTCGAACAACTTATCTCTACAGCACCACCAGGAAGCCAACCACCGAGAAACCGGAAGAGGATGAATACGATGACGActacgaagacgaagacgaaagCGAAGAGGAGGAACAGGTGGAAGAGAAGAAGGAGCCTAGCACGACCACCACTCCGAAGCCTCTTCTCTATAAAACGATCACCAGGAACAAGCCTACCACTACCACGACCACTACTTCGACCACGGAGGCGCCTCAGGTCACCAAGAAGTCCGAGAGCCACGACGAATCCGTGAAGATTCTCGGCACAGAGGACGAAGAGGACCCTAAAGTCATCAAGGAGCTGATAAAGCTCATCAAGAAAGCAGGTAATTTATTTTAGCTACGGCCAGGCTGCAACTGCCGTAGGTAAAGGGTTAGTTAGGGTCGCTAGACTGCGGTTCTTCATCGATTGTATGAAATAGGAGCCGAATATCTTGCGCACAAAATTGTATACAGTTGAAGATAATGTAgccttaaatttttctaatctctttaCTGTCTTATGCATAGAATCCACTGTATACTTGTTGCGGAGACTTCTGCTCCTCAGCGAGGTCAAAGTAAAGATCATGTACAAGGTTCCGTTCCCACAGGCGGCATCGAGGAGTTGGAGAAGCAACTGTACCTGCAGGGCAAAGGTCCGGCCGAAACAAGCGTCGACATCGAACGCGTCACTCCTGCAACCATAAGTCGCAGCCTGTACGAAAGGGTGCTAAATCGTCAGTCCGCCAAGGCGGCTACAAGTAAAACGAGCACGTCGAGGGGCACGAGCTACGCGAATGGACCAGGCGGAGCGCAATTCGAAGGTTTGGACGAGGTTCCCGAAGTGAAGAGCTTGCGGAGGTCGCAGAAGCCTCAGTACGTGACCATCGAGAGGCCTAGGTGAGTTTTGGAACACTGACTTTGGTCGAACAGGTAAGATCTGAGGCAGTGCTGGattaaggggagggaaccggacctgaccagggcaagctccgaatgccccgacacaataatgatcgtcacgctatgaaagaacgaacggccgctagaggaagctaaatagtaacatttctgtccagtaggggagctaggaacgttttccaaagttcagtatcgagcaacacactgtattggtaaaacagaggaagagagaatgtacggacgtacgacaacgtggatggcgctgtcgtagcttcgttcgaatagccgtgccgcggcacactcacacaccgcctgatcagcgtgtacgtgtgccgacggcgatcgcaagggtccgggatgcctggaaatatttcccaataatgcagtcacgggacttgtcaatggtgaaaagagctagatgaaagttctatctagggtggaaaggtcctcagaagtcgtacttttgcatcatcgagaaacggttagcaatattcggcagcacgtcgtttctcagggaggctatggaaactgacatggcggcacactcacacaccgcctggtcggcgtgtacgtgtgccgacggcgatcgcaagggtccgggatgcctggaaatatttcccaataatgcagcgacgggacttttccatagtgaaaagagttagataaaggttcaatctagggtgaaaaggtcctcagaagtcctacttttgcgtcatcgagaaatgattagctatattcggcagcatgttgtccgccagagaggcctgtaggagcatgagcggcgcgacaacgtggatggcgctgtcgtagcttcgttcgaatagccgtgccgaaTAAGCGAAGCAACCTCGTGCTTAGGGCATCCGGAAAAGGGAGCACCGTCAAATCTTTTACATAGTAATAATATTACCAAGCGTTTATGTGCTCTAACTTCTGTTAAAAACGCTTTTTACTCAAATTATCGAAAATGCCTAAGGACTCCCTACATTGCGCGTTGAAGTGATCcttatttaaaaatcttttaaatGCTTACGGCAGTGGTGgacacggtaggggcccctgatctgcctgcttcccccaccaacgtctctttcgtgcagcacgcaccttcgctgcgcagcggtgcctcaTGGATGtgaatacagtaaattatcgttgtacgtcagtgccaatctcacgtttccaagtcagtggaacacctcacaccaccaCGGTGAGTGGCGgaatctcgagagccgtcgcggcaacaacattgtcggctatatcgatgtgaaaccagaagaccactactaatccaattacaaaacttctttatttttcgttatttttttatgaaacttttaccaacatattcgtggcatttttctgattaaaatgaaaccaaatatgatataattccgatgatatttacgtgtgtaatgaacgatgaaagttacttctcattacaattacattaacgggaagttagtgtaaatgtgatccgaattatatcgcgtttggtatcattttaatcagaataatgccacaaatatattcttgaaagtctcataaaaaaataattaataatcaagaagttgaatttttcatttcaaggcctgcgctcacgcgggctttgatctgtgccggcggccgcgactctccgcggctctttccttcccatacgctgtcctctgtgttcgaaacttttatcgcttgttacacaagtaaatatcatcggaattatatcatatttcgtttcattttaatcataaaAGTGCCACGAATATGGTGGTAAAAgtatcataaaaaaataacgaaaaattaagaagttttgtaattggattagtagtggtcttctggtctcacaccgatacagccgacaatgtgtggcccactcctcggcgacgacggttctcgagtttcgctgtccgcttctccgtgcaacattatatcggagacggatattctttccgtttgaacgtcagtcATGTTTGTATGTCATGACTTTCACGCgggatgactcttaggtttccagcgtgcccggtgtatttcaaatgggacgctcggcgagaaccaccgattcgtatgagtgtcagtgaAAAGAACGGCGGCAGTGActtacaacgataatttactgtagaCAGCATAAGCCGCGCACGGGTCAACTACGGCTGGACGTACGGGGGGAGAAATGGAGGCACGAgaccgctgcgcagcgaagttgcgcgctgcatgaaagagacgttggtgggtgAAGCGTTTTGCCTGTGGCAGGCATACGTGCCCATCACTGGCTCACTGTCGCCAGGTCGAGAAattcgaggggaatacaatgtaccccctctctgatgaccagagtaatatgtgacacgttgcgcgtgcACGACGGTCGTCTCAGTCGTGCGCGGcaccacgcggcacgtcacgttACCAGTCTACGGTCTTACTGGGGGACGTTGGAGTATACTCATGGTGgtggaataggatagtggaaggaGAAAAGGAGGAGGGGAAACAGATACCCAAATGGGTATCACTTGGCGACACTGGTGCCCATCACGGGCATAGAGCCTCTGAAGGTCTTAATCCGGCACTGATCCGAGGTTTTTGCAATGAACGCGGTGTTTAATCAATCTTGCAAGATTTTCCACCTGTAACTACCCCGCTACAGTGTACAATGTGTACATCGCGATTCGCAACACCTCCACGAAATTACCGCTTGATCGGGAGTACAACGAGCAAGAAGCTACTGTAACGTCTTTTGGTATAGACCCTCCACGAAGGAGCCGCCAGTCGAAGACGAAGAGGACgtcgaggacgacgacgattTCGAAGACGACATCGCGGACGTCGCATCGTCCGAGGAACGGACTGTCAGCAACCCGTTCTTGGCCAGCTCGACGCAGAGGGCGACTCCCAACTACTTCAACATCAGACGAACTCGGCCGTCGAGCACGACATCCAGGTGAGAAAACGGACCGTCAGGAGAAAGTGTAGATAGCAGTGAAGAATCAAGATTCGCATTGTTTCCAGGAACGAGAACGACGTCGAGGTGAAggacgaggaggaagaggaggcgCCTGCTCGTTCTCGCCGTCCCACGACCCCATCCAGGTAAGTAATCGACAAACCAAGAACAGGAACGAACATCCTGAAGAGTTAACAATTCCAGAAGCACCGAGGACAGTTCTTCGGAGATCAAGGAAGAAGAGTCGCGTAACTCGAGTGAAGAGAGCCCGACCACCAAGTTCAGGTGCACACTCCAGCACAATCCTCTTTACTTTCAAGCTCCACAGCGCTAACCGAAGGATGAACCATGGTTTCGCAGGTACGTCAACATTCAGAGGTTCCGAAGCACGACCTCGAGGTCTTTGGAGGAGGTCTCGGAGCCATCGACTAGCCCGGATCCTGTGACGCAAGCGGTGTCGATTGGTAAGGAAGAGGAAAAAATAGAGACGAGCACGGTTACGTCGACGAGCCGCCCTTCGTCGACCACTTTGGCGTTCACCACGGCGAACAGCATCGTTGCGGAGGAAGAGACAAAGAGATCGGGGTCGAACGAGAGCGCGGAGGCGATTAGCAGCTCAACGACTGAGGCGGTGCGACTGGTCGAGGACTCGGCGACAGAGATCCTGTTGACCACGGCTCCGGCGAGCCTGTCGTCGACGTTGTCGGCTCCCAGTTCTCGCACCAGCGCCGCGACAGTGTCCCAGCCGAGACCTTTCGGACTGAGCCGTCGCAGCAGACCGACCACGGAGCCGACCACCCCGCTGCCGGGGTCCAAGGTGAGTATTCCCTCGCGAAACGTCGCGCGGCCGACCTTCCTGGCGGGACGAGGTCGGTCGAAGTTGAGGCAGGAGAAAACGGTCGCCGAGAGTGAGACTCCTCGCGAACCTATCGAGGAGCCGGGCTTAGGTAGACCTGGCCGGCCGCGGCAGAGGGGCACGAGCAGGTACACGCCGCCAACCTTCAAGGCCAAGGCCGAGGAGCCCTCCAACTCGTTGGTCCGGGAACACGGTAGAGCATCGAGTCCCGAGAGCACACCGGAACCAGCCAGATGGAGACTCAGAAAGCCTAACTCGCGGGCAGTCACCGACCAACCGAAGGTCAACGAGCTCGAGGACAGTCCCATCGTCAGGATCACCCAAGGCCCGCCGAGCAGGACCTTGTCCAGGTCCAGAAGCGCGTCGAAACAGGAGACGAACGAGGAGGACAGGATCACGAACATCAGAGTATTCAAGAAACCCGCCTCGAGCAGGGATATCTACGCCAGGACCAGGTACACCAGGAAGAGGAACGACGCGGAAGAGGCTGCCAAGACGGCCGAAGTCTCCACCAGCACGCTCTCCACGACTGTGACTACGACGTCGAAGATCGAAGAGGAGGTTGTCCATGATACCTTGAGCGAATCGATCACAGAGGAACCTCGTGCTACCACCACGAGCGTGTCCATCGAAGAGGACGAGACTACGACCGATCCGGTGCTCGAGACCAACACCGTCGAGTCGGTTCGCACCACGGAGTCAATAGGGGAGAACGAAGTGGTTACCGCGACGGATAGTCTGCCTTACACCACCACCATCGCCATCACCACCACCGAGCCACCGCAAGTTCCGACTACGGTCGGGAGAGAAAATAAGGTCGACGAGTTTAATCCAGATATCATCAAGATCGTGTTCAACGCGAATGCTAGCTCCCCGAGTCAAGAGAACGGGACGGTGCCGAGGAGGAGGAAGGTGTTGTTGAGGAAGAGACCCGTGACATCAACCACCTCCGCGTCGCAAGAAGACAAAGAGGAGCAGCCGGCGCCGAGAAGGAGGAAGGTGGTCAGACGTTTTCGTATACATCAGAATGCTACCACCCCAGCGGACGTCTCTTCGACCGAGGACGACCGTATAGTTCTCAGGTTCACGACCCCTAAGGACGCTGACCCGAGCTCGACGCTGGTGGAGGATGTAGCGGAAGGCACATCCACGGAAACTATCTACTCATCCACGGCAGAGACTACAGGCACGATAGATTATGCTCTGACCACCGATTATACCAGCTTCGAAACACCGACCGCGGGCACCTCGACCTACGAGGATTTCGAAGACCCTGACACGGCCACGATGGCCTCGACCATGCTCGACAACCTCACCGTTGCCACGACTGAGCAAGCAGAAACCCTCGCGGAAACTGCTTCGACAGAATCGACGACATCGCCCACCACCTTCTTGATCAGGTTCACGGACAACGTCGTGGGTGAAACGACGACAGACCGCAGTCAGCCCGAGGCTGCGCCGACGGTGGCCTTGACTACGACTTCGCTGGCTCCTCAGAGCACCAGGAGGCTTGAGCCTTACAACAAAACCTACTATCAGGACTCCAGGTTCGTCAGGAAGAAGTTCGTGCGCAGGAGACCGGTCGATTCGTTGGAGAACATCGCCGGGCAGAACGTTGTCTCGAGGACTCCAAGCAGAGTGTTTTCGTCCACCGAGGTGAGCAATCCGGAGGTGTCGAAGCGCAGGAAGAGTCTGTTCATCCGTCGCAGACCGGTTTCGTCGACGACCGCTAAAACAACACAGACGGCGATAGAAGAAG from Halictus rubicundus isolate RS-2024b chromosome 8, iyHalRubi1_principal, whole genome shotgun sequence encodes:
- the LOC143356399 gene encoding uncharacterized protein LOC143356399; amino-acid sequence: IPSRNVARPTFLAGRGRSKLRQEKTVAESETPREPIEEPGLGRPGRPRQRGTSRYTPPTFKAKAEEPSNSLVREHGRASSPESTPEPARWRLRKPNSRAVTDQPKVNELEDSPIVRITQGPPSRTLSRSRSASKQETNEEDRITNIRVFKKPASSRDIYARTRYTRKRNDAEEAAKTAEVSTSTLSTTVTTTSKIEEEVVHDTLSESITEEPRATTTSVSIEEDETTTDPVLETNTVESVRTTESIGENEVVTATDSLPYTTTIAITTTEPPQVPTTVGRENKVDEFNPDIIKIVFNANASSPSQENGTVPRRRKVLLRKRPVTSTTSASQEDKEEQPAPRRRKVVRRFRIHQNATTPADVSSTEDDRIVLRFTTPKDADPSSTLVEDVAEGTSTETIYSSTAETTGTIDYALTTDYTSFETPTAGTSTYEDFEDPDTATMASTMLDNLTVATTEQAETLAETASTESTTSPTTFLIRFTDNVVGETTTDRSQPEAAPTVALTTTSLAPQSTRRLEPYNKTYYQDSRFVRKKFVRRRPVDSLENIAGQNVVSRTPSRVFSSTEVSNPEVSKRRKSLFIRRRPVSSTTAKTTQTAIEEEPKEEKELSLEEEDVSLEATPRTNRANARQVFEVNLPEHGDSNEFWSRYTTPSLSTGHLAPLTQHILLEEALSTGSEDFYRSTPGKNRKPESRPRYRVPESLRKVNTEIPYFADSPPENTQEYFGYQSYRQPRTRGRLPTDEDEPVLDATQSPSFDSSAHVRTRFYARRPTSTENPVTETLIPAKKFDYVADAHRRSQQSLRTTPRSPSEDSTKQRSQGQPEGQNLVDDYITTAQPLVTRLVTSVEESATTERQKILIKTKYSSLTSTTRIPVQTTASSIPEILPTTSNESSAGEDESANEIRQGQVERSTLPIESEFLHRTGGGRLTTESHESSTIEIESVFSNLIAGKDQ